A region of the Dasypus novemcinctus isolate mDasNov1 chromosome X, mDasNov1.1.hap2, whole genome shotgun sequence genome:
CCACTGTCACAACTGTTGCTGAGGCGGCTGCTGTGGGCAGGGCATATGCAGCCGGGGGTTCAGAGTGGAGAACGGTGCCAAAGAGCCTGAACCAGCCCCTGGCTCCAGCTCCAAGCCATTCTGGTTCTCTTGGATGCTGGGGCTGTCAGTGGTGGGAAGGGGTTGGGGGGCCCCCTCACCCCCAGtctcctcctccagctcctcctcctcctgggccTCCTCGGCCTCTGGCCCTGAGCTCCGTACCCTCTTTGGCTCTAGCTCCTCTCGGGCTGGGTCATCGCCCTCCCCACCCCGATCCACcttccgccgccgccgcctctccAGGGCCCGGCCCCGTGCCCGACTCCCATGGCGCTCTGCTTTCTCCAGCTGTGATCAGATAGGCAGAAAAGAATTGTGGGCCAGTGGtcaggcctgggctccctgcctgcTTGGCCTGACCTCCTGGCCCTGCCCAtcactcctctcctctcctctcctcaccTCCAGAAGTGTGTGGATCCGTTCTAGGTCTGGGGGCTGCCCAGCCTGCAGCAGCTGCCAGATGCTATGGTTCTCATCCAGGGTCACTTCAAGCAGATCCCCCTCCATCATGAGTTCCTCCAGGGGGGCCCGGGTTGCCTCAGGCAGCTCCAGTACAGGGCCAGTCAACTGTGGCAACAGCGAGGACAGCAGCTCCAGGTCTGGAGTTTGGGGGAACAGACTGGATTAGAGGCTGCCCCTGGTCTTACCCCCAGCACCACAACAGAGACAAGGACCATATGGGTAACTATGGTAGTATCAAGCCAATAGCCTACCCACACCTAGACCTACCTCTCTTACCTGAGCCCTCCCCCGGGGCTACCTTCTCAGGACTGGTCACACTGTCTCCATTCTCCAGCAACCCCAGGACCTGCCAAGAAGAGCAAGAATGGGTAAGAGTAACTGAACCAAATAGCTAGGCCCTATTCTCCTCCCCTAACCCCAAGCTTGGGACCCTCCACCTCCTAAAGGAAGAGGACAGAGACAGGCTGCCAGCAGGGAGCATAATCTAGGGATCTGGATGGGATACACAATGGGGCAGGGAGGCTGGGTCAAAGGAGgctgaaaataaaacaggaacAGGGCTGGAGCCTAAAAAGGGTAGGGGCTAGGAGAAAGGAATTTGAAGACAAGAGCTGGGCTGGGCAGCTCACCTTAGGCATATCCTTGCCACTGCCCTCTCTAAGAGGGTCAGGAGCAGGGGTTGAAGGGTAAGTAGGGGGCTCCTCGGGCTTGGGTTCAGCCTGCAGCCGCTGGCGAAGCTCAGCCAGCCGTCCCAACAGAGCAGTCACATCCTCAGAGGCCAGAGCTTGCCTGGCACGGCCTTGCCAGCTGATGGCCCTCTCTGTGAGGCACTGCAGGGCCTCACCCTCAGGTAGCCGCACAGGCAGTCTCTGCAGGGCTACCAGCAGTGCCAGGATGGTCTCCAGGCGTGGGCGCCGTGAACGCATGCACAGTGGACACAGGAATTTGGTGTCCCACTCCCACCAGGCCAGTGGTGGGGATGAGATGGGACTGGGCTTTGGGTAGCTGAGGAGACGGGGCACCGACACACATCGCCCATGGAACCAGTCCTGACACAGGTCACACTGAAGAGCTCCCACCCCAGCTGGCACCTGCCCACACACACAGATGGAGGTTGCAGAGGAGGCTGTGGTCGATGATGCCAGTGGACTGGGCTTGGCTGAGTTGGTGCGACGCAGCTGCAGGATACCCTCCTTCTCCTTTTGTTCCCCCTCCTTGAAGGCCACGATCTGCCGTGACCAGGGCAGGAGGAGAGTCGGTCAGCACCCCATCTCTTCCCTTCTCTGGCCCCTTTAACAACCCACTCCCAAACcagaactgaggctcagaaggggAAAGTGGTCTTCCCAGGATCACCTGGCTCCAACAGTCTTATCATCGCCAGGATGTCCTCACTGCAGGGAGATACCCAGAACCCAACTTCTCCCCATCAACACTCCAGGTCCTTACCACAGAGCCTGGGTCCCTGAGGTCCTGTGCAGACAGCCCCAGCAGTTCTGTGTCAGACTTGTACAACCCTAGCTCCTTTTCCATCCATCGGCTGCGCTTGGTGCTGTCGGAGCCAGCATCTGCACATGGGCAGAGCACCTGAGGCAGGTAGACAGAAGAGGAATGACTGAGTTTCCTCTGGTGCCCGCACTCTCTCCTCCCGTCCCCAGTCCCCCCAAAAGGCCCGTCTTCTCATGAGTCATCTGACAACAGCAAGGGGACAGGTGAGGCTATGGGTCAGGGTCTCAGGCCTCACCTCCAGCAGCGTGTAGCAAGAATTCTTCTTAAGGAAGGTCTTGGAGGCCTTCTCCCTCCATGAATGAGCTGTCAGTACCTGCAGCTCTAACTGTCTCAGCTCCTCCAGCCCCACAGGTAGGTCCCGGCCCACAGCCACCAGGCCTTCCAGGTCATCCAAGCAGGGGTAGTGGTCACCATTCTGGGGATAAGGGTAAGAGAAAGTTCAGTTCAACTTGTCAAAATCTACAGATTCTTACTGTACCTGGTCCTGAGCTGGGCAGGACAGGGAAGATGGACTGGACTCATGGTCTTGAGACAGAAAAAAAACGGGGATCATATACCAAGGAGCTTCCACCTGTCTCTCCCCCAAAACTCCTACATTCATTGGCCCAGCCCCAAAATTTCCAGGACCACCAGACTAGTTATTTTGTTGTGGTTTGCTTCTTCTACCCTCCTCCATGCCAACAGCCCCTGCCCAGCTCCATTCCCACACCACCTGCCTCCCTGCTCCTACCATTTTCATTCTAACCAGCATCCTCTCTTCCCTCAGGTCAGCCTCCCAACCCCTATTCACACTGCTTACCAAGCACACTGGTGCCTCCTATGTGCCATGTCCCCTTCCTCTCTCTAGCCAACCCAATCCAGCACAACCTATGTATGTGCCATCTCTTCCCCGCTGGACTGAAGGCCAGGGTAAGAATGGGGTTGAAGGGTGGGGGTGGACGATAGGGTCCTCACTTGGATCTCATCCACATCAGCAATCCAGGCCCGGGCCTTAGCAAGAGCCTCCTTGAGAGCCTGAATGTTGGGCAGGTGAACAGGGATGTTTTCTGCCTCACGGATTATGGCCTCCAGTGTGGCTGGTGGATGCTTCTGCCTAAACGTAGGGGAAAAAAGAGGACTTGGTCTGGGGTGGTCTGTCTGAACAGCCCAGCTTGGCCACCAGATACATCTGCATAGGCCCTTGGTGCACCTGTTCATCCTTCTCCTAGTTGAATCTACTTGCTTGCATTCTGTCTATGGGTGGCTGCCAGTCCCTGTTTGTTTCAGATTGTATGCACCAAACTTCATCCTTCTGCCATAGCTCCTTCTGCTTATCTGCTAATCTGTCAGCCTGCTAGCAGTGCCTACACATATAAACCTGTGGTATTAATCTGTTGCTGCAGATTTGTCAAATTGCCCTGTGTGTGATGTCTTTCTACCAACTTTGTTTATCTGCCTGTTAGTACTTCTGCTTATGTGCAGGTAAACATGTCGGCTTGTAGGGCTGGACCTCTATATATCTCGGCATTTGTCCATCTCTGCATCTCTAACAGCCCACCTCTGCCTCCATGTGTACATGATGTTTAAAAACAAGATAGGATACAAAAGAGGGGAGAGTCAACACTTCGACACAAGATTCTAGATTCCCACCCATGGGAATCATCTTCAGGTTCTCCTGAAGATTAGATGTGCTCTCCCTTTCCCATGTCCTCCAGGTATCGGTATACCAGGATTACAGTACGGCAGGGAGAGGTAGAAGCTGGACCTACCTGGCCTCCAGGCAGAGATGAGCCTTCTCCTCCCAGCGTTCAGCAATGGTCAGCAGCTCCTGCAGCTCAGCCTGGGCCTTATCcacagcagggctgggggctaCACTGGCACCCGCAACCAGCAGTCCCCGCATGACAGCCAGGGTGCCCCTTCGGGCTGAGGGAGCCAGCGTGCGTTTCACCTCATCCAGCCATTGTGCCTGCTCCACCTGCCGCTGGAGCTGCTGGGCCTCAGGTACTTCCACCCCAAGCTGTCGCCCCTTCTCCAACAGGGATTGCAGTAGTGCTGGACTAGAGGGCAATGAGGCCAGGGCCTCACGGGCCTCAGCCTGGTAGGCCTCCACCTGTTCCAGAATACCCTAACAGGAAACAGGATGAAGAACAAGCTCCTTAGCTTTTGGGAAAAGAAAGCCGACCTTGCACTAGGCTCTCCTTCTCCATGCCCTAAGACAGTGGTTTCCAATGCTATTAGAATACCCTGAGGCAATCTGTTCAAAATGCATATTCCTGGGCCCAACACTTAGAGATCCAGAGATCCTTCATGGGGGTTGGTCAAGAGTCTGCGTTTTATTTAACTTCCCAGAGGATTCTGATGTGCAGCACCAAGAGACCCTTTGCCCTAAAAAACGCTTAAGCTATGTTTAATCTTCTCACAAACCCTCATCTCCACTGGTGTCCACTGCCATTTCCACCCCATTTCTTCTCTATCTTCATGAACTTTGCTCAACTTTCCAGGCCCAACAAATATCTTTGtcactttcttctccttctccaacTTCTCCAGGAAAACTTCCCTTGACTCTGCATCCTATACTTGTACCCTTTACCACCAGCTCCTCAAATATCATTTGCAAAAGGCAGTCCTTAGTCCTTTTGCCTCAtactttccattattttttcacatgtttatcTTCTCTTACCCAAATAAACTATTTAAGGGAACCAAGAGGGGCCTACTGCTCAGGTCCCTGATCCCTCAGCAGCACTCCAAGCCCATCCCTCCTCACCTTGACATCCCCAATCTGGTGCATGGCACAAGGCAGGTTGTTCATCTGGTCCAGAAAGGCCCGGAGCTCAGCCAGGGTCATCTGTAGACCAGCCACCCTGTGGGGGCTATGGAGTTTCACATAAAGGGTTTCAGGTCCAAATCCAGCCCCCTCCCTCCATCTCTGTGCTAAGACTCAACACCTTTCCTCACCATACCTACCCACCTTGATCTCTCATACCTCAGAATTCTTCCAGATGTCTAAGTTGGGTGGAGGGAGAGTTTTAAGATACAAGCATTTCATATGAGGTGAAAGAATTGGAGTAGGATAACGGCTTAAAATTAACTAATGGCAACAGAAGCTGGACTTTCCATTTTCAACTCATCATCTTTCACTGTAAACTCTAAAGCTGTGCAACTACGGGGCAGGCTTATGCTTCTGTGTCCTTTCCTTACCCCTAAACCTTCTACAATTCCTCCCTGCCCACAAAACCCCTCAGCCTATCCCTCAACTATCCTTCAGGTacttatgaaaaaaaagaaacatctcTAGTTTTCTTGTCACTGAGGCACCCCTCTCCATTCTAAGTTGCCTCATCTCCTTGCCCTTCCCAAGGCCTCCCAAGCTACCTCACAATCCAGTGCTTCCAATTTCCTGATGTCCAGTCTGCCCAATGGTACTCAGAATCCACCAATGATAGCACTTTTCCTAGGTACATGATCCTCAATAGGCTATCTCTACCCCAACACCTCATGCTGCTATACCCAGCTTCCTGGCCGCTGACCAGTCCCAGAGCCCGGGACACGCAAGCCTCCGCTTCACTCAAGCAATTCTTCAGTCGCTGCAGTAGCTCACTATTAGGAAACCTCCGCTCACGGGCCTCAGACTCTAGTGCTCTCAGCTCTTCAAGGCCTGGAGAGAGAACGAGAGCAGCAAGGAGTAGGCAGTATTGAGGAAAGGCAGATGAGGAGGGTTCGAGGTACAGGTGGAAAGGGAATAGAACTTGCCTGTGGAGTCCCTCTGTCCCCCCATCACTCACTGCGCTTCCGCCCATCCTCCACCTCCAGGGCCACTCGCACTTTGTTGGCCCAAGTGTCAAATGACTCGGCCCGAACCTTCAGCTTATGCAGCATGGCAGGGAGCTCATCCAAGGTGTACCGATACCTGGAGGACAAGGGAAAGGGACAGCATATCTGGCTCaactctgcctcctcctccatgCCCCATTTCTACCAGGTAGGCCCCATGCTCACCGCAGATACTGCCGGCTACTAGAGCACTTGCAGAGGTCATTGATGTGGGAAAGACAGACAAGGCCATCTGGGCAGTCATAGCAGGCTAGGGCTGATAGGAAGCACGTGGTCTTGCACTTGATGCACTGGCGCTCATCATCTGGGAGCAGCTCAAAAGCCTCTCGCTCAGCCTCTGTGATGCCCTGGGAGTGTTCAGCCCATACACATTATATAAAACCAGAACAGCATTGTAGAAACCCCCATCTCAGAGACCAGAGCCCCACTTTAGACTCAAAGACTCAAATCTGTGCTGATGACAGTGGAGAAGCCCAAACCCCAGAGAGCACACCTGAACTTTAGAGCAGGGGTTTCCAAAAGGGCGTTTTGGGCAAGAAAGGAAAGTGGTAGACTAAGTCCCCAGAGAGTTGGCAATGTGTGGGAGTGGCCAAAAAAAGGCCTGGCTAGTATGGGTGTGTACTGTGTAACAATGCTGGCTACTTAGCAGACAGAAGAAATTGCTTATACATACCTAACTTAAATATATTCAACTGTACATGTTCATGCCTAGTGTTCAaagatacacatttttttcaatgACATGGCTTCCAAACCTAAGCCAATGACTTCATCTGTTCCTCAGATGAAGAAAAAGTAATCTATtccaaaaaaaacacaggaaaagccAGCTATATGAGAATAATTGAGAGACAATACAATGTTATACATAACAGGCAATTTTAGGgaatttaaaggaaattttgACTACCATAATTTGTCATATTTAATGACTTTAAAACCTAACCcggcttgggaattgtcctgaatgactctgcaacaacagatacaggccattatatatcctgccataacctacagaattaagtgggagagagtgtaaactacaatgtaaactttaattcatgcttagtgtcaatactctaaaatgtgttcatcaattgcaatgaatgtacctcactaacgaaggatgttgttaatgtgggaaaatgtgggaggtgtgaggagcaggacatatgggaatcccctatattttttgtgacatttgtataatctaagtatcttttaaaaataagattaaataaaaaaacaaaaacaaaacccaacccCTGCATCATAAGATATGAGTCCACTGCATAAAACAAATCCCACTTCACCACTTATTAGCTATGTGATCTTGAGTAAATTATATAAACCTTTCTgggtttcagtttccttatcttgtaaaatggagataacagtACCACCTTCACTGGGTGTTGAGGATTAACAAACATAAAGCAATGAAGGGCTGAGAAAAGCACATTAGAACTTAGAATAAATGCTCAACCAATATTTACGGTTATTATCTCTAATTTTCAGACAAGAATACCTACTTCATAGGCCAATCTCATTTTACTGAGGAGGAAGTCTCAGAGTCAGCAATTTGCCTAAAGTAAGAATATGACTGCAGTCAATTTTGACTTCAAAAAAATGCTCTAAGAGTGAAGCCCCTAGgtatatttgttgttgtttttgttgttccaCTGAGAACGGGATACAAACTATAAGCCCTCTCCCCAGAAAAGTACTCAAATACACATACAatcttttaaagaatttcaaGACTGGGGGTGGGTGCAGAACCCTACTTGAAGTGTAAAGAATTTTGAATGTCAGCATGAGAATGTCTATTCTCCCCACCTTGCTTTGGCTCCTTCCCATAGCCTGGCATAGCCACAAGGTCATCACTTAATAACAGCAGTGAAAGGCTCCTAGAGAGAAAATGATCCTTGAAGAGATCACCAACACCACAAACTGCAAGGCCCCATACATTTACTATAGCTGCAACTTTCCTTACAGTTCTTCATGCTTGTAGGAAAGCTGTAATTcagctttaaaataataaagtattacCAAACAAGCAGCAAGAGGTCCTTAGGACTAATATTTCTTTGTAA
Encoded here:
- the KDM5C gene encoding lysine-specific demethylase 5C isoform X22, which encodes MEPGADDFLPPPECPVFEPSWAEFRDPLGYIAKIRPIAEKSGICKIRPPADWQPPFAVEVDNFRFTPRIQRLNELEAQTRVKLNYLDQIAKFWEIQGSSLKIPNVERRILDLYSLSKIVVEEGGYEAICKDRRWARVAQRLNYPPGKNIGSLLRSHYERIVYPYEMYQSGANLVQCNTRPFDNEEKDKEYKPHSIPLRQSVQPSKFNSYGRRAKRLQPDPEPTEEDIEKNPELKKLQIYGAGPKMMGLGLMAKDKTLRKKDKEGPECPPTVVVKEESGGDVKVESTSPKTFLESKDELSHSPEPCTKMTMRLRRNHSNAQFIESYVCRMCSRGDEDDKLLLCDGCDDNYHIFCLLPPLPEIPKGVWRCPKCVMAECKRPPEAFGFEQATREYTLQSFGEMADSFKADYFNMPVHMVPTELVEKEFWRLVNSIEEDVTVEYGADIHSKEFGSGFPVSDSKRHLTPEEEEYATSGWNLNVMPVLEQSVLCHINADISGMKVPWLYVGMVFSAFCWHIEDHWSYSINYLHWGEPKTWYGVPSLAAEHLEEVMKKLTPELFDSQPDLLHQLVTLMNPNTLMSHGVPVVRTNQCAGEFVITFPRAYHSGFNQGYNFAEAVNFCTADWLPAGRQCIEHYRRLRRYCVFSHEELICKMAACPEKLDLNLAAAVHKEMFIMVQEERRLRKALLEKGITEAEREAFELLPDDERQCIKCKTTCFLSALACYDCPDGLVCLSHINDLCKCSSSRQYLRYRYTLDELPAMLHKLKVRAESFDTWANKVRVALEVEDGRKRSLEELRALESEARERRFPNSELLQRLKNCLSEAEACVSRALGLVSGQEAGVAGLQMTLAELRAFLDQMNNLPCAMHQIGDVKGILEQVEAYQAEAREALASLPSSPALLQSLLEKGRQLGVEVPEAQQLQRQVEQAQWLDEVKRTLAPSARRGTLAVMRGLLVAGASVAPSPAVDKAQAELQELLTIAERWEEKAHLCLEARQKHPPATLEAIIREAENIPVHLPNIQALKEALAKARAWIADVDEIQNGDHYPCLDDLEGLVAVGRDLPVGLEELRQLELQVLTAHSWREKASKTFLKKNSCYTLLEVLCPCADAGSDSTKRSRWMEKELGLYKSDTELLGLSAQDLRDPGSVIVAFKEGEQKEKEGILQLRRTNSAKPSPLASSTTASSATSICVCGQVPAGVGALQCDLCQDWFHGRCVSVPRLLSYPKPSPISSPPLAWWEWDTKFLCPLCMRSRRPRLETILALLVALQRLPVRLPEGEALQCLTERAISWQGRARQALASEDVTALLGRLAELRQRLQAEPKPEEPPTYPSTPAPDPLREGSGKDMPKVLGLLENGDSVTSPEKVAPGEGSGKRDLELLSSLLPQLTGPVLELPEATRAPLEELMMEGDLLEVTLDENHSIWQLLQAGQPPDLERIHTLLELEKAERHGSRARGRALERRRRRKVDRGGEGDDPAREELEPKREEETSHSCARSFLF
- the KDM5C gene encoding lysine-specific demethylase 5C isoform X1 encodes the protein MEPGADDFLPPPECPVFEPSWAEFRDPLGYIAKIRPIAEKSGICKIRPPADWQPPFAVEVDNFRFTPRIQRLNELEAQTRVKLNYLDQIAKFWEIQGSSLKIPNVERRILDLYSLSKIVVEEGGYEAICKDRRWARVAQRLNYPPGKNIGSLLRSHYERIVYPYEMYQSGANLVQCNTRPFDNEEKDKEYKPHSIPLRQSVQPSKFNSYGRRAKRLQPDPEPTEEDIEKNPELKKLQIYGAGPKMMGLGLMAKDKTLRKKELLFSLLDKEGPECPPTVVVKEESGGDVKVESTSPKTFLESKDELSHSPEPCTKMTMRLRRNHSNAQFIESYVCRMCSRGDEDDKLLLCDGCDDNYHIFCLLPPLPEIPKGVWRCPKCVMAECKRPPEAFGFEQATREYTLQSFGEMADSFKADYFNMPVHMVPTELVEKEFWRLVNSIEEDVTVEYGADIHSKEFGSGFPVSDSKRHLTPEEEEYATSGWNLNVMPVLEQSVLCHINADISGMKVPWLYVGMVFSAFCWHIEDHWSYSINYLHWGEPKTWYGVPSLAAEHLEEVMKKLTPELFDSQPDLLHQLVTLMNPNTLMSHGVPVVRTNQCAGEFVITFPRAYHSGFNQGYNFAEAVNFCTADWLPAGRQCIEHYRRLRRYCVFSHEELICKMAACPEKLDLNLAAAVHKEMFIMVQEERRLRKALLEKGITEAEREAFELLPDDERQCIKCKTTCFLSALACYDCPDGLVCLSHINDLCKCSSSRQYLRYRYTLDELPAMLHKLKVRAESFDTWANKVRVALEVEDGRKRSLEELRALESEARERRFPNSELLQRLKNCLSEAEACVSRALGLVSGQEAGPHRVAGLQMTLAELRAFLDQMNNLPCAMHQIGDVKGILEQVEAYQAEAREALASLPSSPALLQSLLEKGRQLGVEVPEAQQLQRQVEQAQWLDEVKRTLAPSARRGTLAVMRGLLVAGASVAPSPAVDKAQAELQELLTIAERWEEKAHLCLEARQKHPPATLEAIIREAENIPVHLPNIQALKEALAKARAWIADVDEIQNGDHYPCLDDLEGLVAVGRDLPVGLEELRQLELQVLTAHSWREKASKTFLKKNSCYTLLEVLCPCADAGSDSTKRSRWMEKELGLYKSDTELLGLSAQDLRDPGSVIVAFKEGEQKEKEGILQLRRTNSAKPSPLASSTTASSATSICVCGQVPAGVGALQCDLCQDWFHGRCVSVPRLLSYPKPSPISSPPLAWWEWDTKFLCPLCMRSRRPRLETILALLVALQRLPVRLPEGEALQCLTERAISWQGRARQALASEDVTALLGRLAELRQRLQAEPKPEEPPTYPSTPAPDPLREGSGKDMPKVLGLLENGDSVTSPEKVAPGEGSGKRDLELLSSLLPQLTGPVLELPEATRAPLEELMMEGDLLEVTLDENHSIWQLLQAGQPPDLERIHTLLELEKAERHGSRARGRALERRRRRKVDRGGEGDDPAREELEPKRVRSSGPEAEEAQEEEELEEETGGEGAPQPLPTTDSPSIQENQNGLELEPGAGSGSLAPFSTLNPRLHMPCPQQPPQQQL
- the KDM5C gene encoding lysine-specific demethylase 5C isoform X10; its protein translation is MEPGADDFLPPPECPVFEPSWAEFRDPLGYIAKIRPIAEKSGICKIRPPADWQPPFAVEVDNFRFTPRIQRLNELEAQTRVKLNYLDQIAKFWEIQGSSLKIPNVERRILDLYSLSKIVVEEGGYEAICKDRRWARVAQRLNYPPGKNIGSLLRSHYERIVYPYEMYQSGANLVCNTRPFDNEEKDKEYKPHSIPLRQSVQPSKFNSYGRRAKRLQPDPEPTEEDIEKNPELKKLQIYGAGPKMMGLGLMAKDKTLRKKDKEGPECPPTVVVKEESGGDVKVESTSPKTFLESKDELSHSPEPCTKMTMRLRRNHSNAQFIESYVCRMCSRGDEDDKLLLCDGCDDNYHIFCLLPPLPEIPKGVWRCPKCVMAECKRPPEAFGFEQATREYTLQSFGEMADSFKADYFNMPVHMVPTELVEKEFWRLVNSIEEDVTVEYGADIHSKEFGSGFPVSDSKRHLTPEEEEYATSGWNLNVMPVLEQSVLCHINADISGMKVPWLYVGMVFSAFCWHIEDHWSYSINYLHWGEPKTWYGVPSLAAEHLEEVMKKLTPELFDSQPDLLHQLVTLMNPNTLMSHGVPVVRTNQCAGEFVITFPRAYHSGFNQGYNFAEAVNFCTADWLPAGRQCIEHYRRLRRYCVFSHEELICKMAACPEKLDLNLAAAVHKEMFIMVQEERRLRKALLEKGITEAEREAFELLPDDERQCIKCKTTCFLSALACYDCPDGLVCLSHINDLCKCSSSRQYLRYRYTLDELPAMLHKLKVRAESFDTWANKVRVALEVEDGRKRSLEELRALESEARERRFPNSELLQRLKNCLSEAEACVSRALGLVSGQEAGPHRVAGLQMTLAELRAFLDQMNNLPCAMHQIGDVKGILEQVEAYQAEAREALASLPSSPALLQSLLEKGRQLGVEVPEAQQLQRQVEQAQWLDEVKRTLAPSARRGTLAVMRGLLVAGASVAPSPAVDKAQAELQELLTIAERWEEKAHLCLEARQKHPPATLEAIIREAENIPVHLPNIQALKEALAKARAWIADVDEIQNGDHYPCLDDLEGLVAVGRDLPVGLEELRQLELQVLTAHSWREKASKTFLKKNSCYTLLEVLCPCADAGSDSTKRSRWMEKELGLYKSDTELLGLSAQDLRDPGSVIVAFKEGEQKEKEGILQLRRTNSAKPSPLASSTTASSATSICVCGQVPAGVGALQCDLCQDWFHGRCVSVPRLLSYPKPSPISSPPLAWWEWDTKFLCPLCMRSRRPRLETILALLVALQRLPVRLPEGEALQCLTERAISWQGRARQALASEDVTALLGRLAELRQRLQAEPKPEEPPTYPSTPAPDPLREGSGKDMPKVLGLLENGDSVTSPEKVAPGEGSDLELLSSLLPQLTGPVLELPEATRAPLEELMMEGDLLEVTLDENHSIWQLLQAGQPPDLERIHTLLELEKAERHGSRARGRALERRRRRKVDRGGEGDDPAREELEPKRVRSSGPEAEEAQEEEELEEETGGEGAPQPLPTTDSPSIQENQNGLELEPGAGSGSLAPFSTLNPRLHMPCPQQPPQQQL
- the KDM5C gene encoding lysine-specific demethylase 5C isoform X3: MEPGADDFLPPPECPVFEPSWAEFRDPLGYIAKIRPIAEKSGICKIRPPADWQPPFAVEVDNFRFTPRIQRLNELEAQTRVKLNYLDQIAKFWEIQGSSLKIPNVERRILDLYSLSKIVVEEGGYEAICKDRRWARVAQRLNYPPGKNIGSLLRSHYERIVYPYEMYQSGANLVQCNTRPFDNEEKDKEYKPHSIPLRQSVQPSKFNSYGRRAKRLQPDPEPTEEDIEKNPELKKLQIYGAGPKMMGLGLMAKDKTLRKKELLFSLLDKEGPECPPTVVVKEESGGDVKVESTSPKTFLESKDELSHSPEPCTKMTMRLRRNHSNAQFIESYVCRMCSRGDEDDKLLLCDGCDDNYHIFCLLPPLPEIPKGVWRCPKCVMAECKRPPEAFGFEQATREYTLQSFGEMADSFKADYFNMPVHMVPTELVEKEFWRLVNSIEEDVTVEYGADIHSKEFGSGFPVSDSKRHLTPEEEEYATSGWNLNVMPVLEQSVLCHINADISGMKVPWLYVGMVFSAFCWHIEDHWSYSINYLHWGEPKTWYGVPSLAAEHLEEVMKKLTPELFDSQPDLLHQLVTLMNPNTLMSHGVPVVRTNQCAGEFVITFPRAYHSGFNQGYNFAEAVNFCTADWLPAGRQCIEHYRRLRRYCVFSHEELICKMAACPEKLDLNLAAAVHKEMFIMVQEERRLRKALLEKGITEAEREAFELLPDDERQCIKCKTTCFLSALACYDCPDGLVCLSHINDLCKCSSSRQYLRYRYTLDELPAMLHKLKVRAESFDTWANKVRVALEVEDGRKRSLEELRALESEARERRFPNSELLQRLKNCLSEAEACVSRALGLVSGQEAGPHRVAGLQMTLAELRAFLDQMNNLPCAMHQIGDVKGILEQVEAYQAEAREALASLPSSPALLQSLLEKGRQLGVEVPEAQQLQRQVEQAQWLDEVKRTLAPSARRGTLAVMRGLLVAGASVAPSPAVDKAQAELQELLTIAERWEEKAHLCLEARQKHPPATLEAIIREAENIPVHLPNIQALKEALAKARAWIADVDEIQNGDHYPCLDDLEGLVAVGRDLPVGLEELRQLELQVLTAHSWREKASKTFLKKNSCYTLLEVLCPCADAGSDSTKRSRWMEKELGLYKSDTELLGLSAQDLRDPGSVIVAFKEGEQKEKEGILQLRRTNSAKPSPLASSTTASSATSICVCGQVPAGVGALQCDLCQDWFHGRCVSVPRLLSYPKPSPISSPPLAWWEWDTKFLCPLCMRSRRPRLETILALLVALQRLPVRLPEGEALQCLTERAISWQGRARQALASEDVTALLGRLAELRQRLQAEPKPEEPPTYPSTPAPDPLREGSGKDMPKVLGLLENGDSVTSPEKVAPGEGSDLELLSSLLPQLTGPVLELPEATRAPLEELMMEGDLLEVTLDENHSIWQLLQAGQPPDLERIHTLLELEKAERHGSRARGRALERRRRRKVDRGGEGDDPAREELEPKRVRSSGPEAEEAQEEEELEEETGGEGAPQPLPTTDSPSIQENQNGLELEPGAGSGSLAPFSTLNPRLHMPCPQQPPQQQL